The Calypte anna isolate BGI_N300 chromosome 23, bCalAnn1_v1.p, whole genome shotgun sequence genome has a segment encoding these proteins:
- the SFN gene encoding 14-3-3 protein sigma isoform X1: MEERDSLSFKAKLAEQAERYEDMADFMKAVVEHGDELSNEERNLLSVAYKNVVGCQRSAWRVISSIEHKTEEGDDKAQLVNEYREKVERELNGVCKNVLNLLDKYLIKKATDAESKVFYLKMKGDYFRYLAEVAIGDNRKTAIDNAQQAYQEAMDISKKEMQPTNPIRLGLALNFSVFHYEIANAPEQAISLAKTTFDEAMGDLHTLSEDSYKDSTLIMQLLRDNLTLWTAECAGEDGGEAGEEPKN; the protein is encoded by the exons ATGGAAGAGAGGGATTCTCTCAGCTTT AAGGCCAAGTTGGCCGAGCAGGCCGAGCGTTACGAGGACATGGCGGACTTCATGAAGGCGGTGGTGGAGCACGGGGATGAGTTGTCCAACGAGGAACGCAACCTCCTCTCCGTCGCCTACAAGAACGTGGTGGGGTGCCAGCGCTCGGCGTGGAGGGTGATCTCCAGCATCGAGCACAAAACCGAAGAGGGGGATGACAAAGCTCAGCTGGTCAACGAGTACAGGGAGAAGGTGGAGAGGGAGCTGAACGGCGTCTGCAAGAACGTCCTGAACTTGCTGGACAAGTATCTCATCAAGAAAGCCACCGACGCCGAGAGCAAGGTCTTCTACCTGAAGATGAAGGGCGATTATTTCCGATACTTGGCCGAGGTGGCCATCGGGGACAACCGCAAGACGGCGATAGACAACGCCCAGCAAGCCTACCAAGAGGCCATGGACATCAGCAAAAAGGAGATGCAGCCCACGAACCCCATCCGCCTGGGCTTGGCCCTCAACTTCTCCGTCTTCCACTACGAGATCGCCAACGCCCCCGAGCAGGCCATCTCCCTGGCCAAGACCACCTTCGACGAGGCCATGGGGGACCTGCACACGCTCAGCGAAGACTCCTACAAGGACAGCACCCTCATCATGCAGCTCCTCAGGGACAACCTCACGCTATGGACAGCCGAGTGCGCCGGAGAAGACGGCGGCGAAGCTGGAGAAGAACCCAAGAACTGA
- the SFN gene encoding 14-3-3 protein sigma isoform X2: MARNHQVQKAKLAEQAERYEDMADFMKAVVEHGDELSNEERNLLSVAYKNVVGCQRSAWRVISSIEHKTEEGDDKAQLVNEYREKVERELNGVCKNVLNLLDKYLIKKATDAESKVFYLKMKGDYFRYLAEVAIGDNRKTAIDNAQQAYQEAMDISKKEMQPTNPIRLGLALNFSVFHYEIANAPEQAISLAKTTFDEAMGDLHTLSEDSYKDSTLIMQLLRDNLTLWTAECAGEDGGEAGEEPKN, from the coding sequence ATGGCAAGAAACCACCAAGTGCAGAAGGCCAAGTTGGCCGAGCAGGCCGAGCGTTACGAGGACATGGCGGACTTCATGAAGGCGGTGGTGGAGCACGGGGATGAGTTGTCCAACGAGGAACGCAACCTCCTCTCCGTCGCCTACAAGAACGTGGTGGGGTGCCAGCGCTCGGCGTGGAGGGTGATCTCCAGCATCGAGCACAAAACCGAAGAGGGGGATGACAAAGCTCAGCTGGTCAACGAGTACAGGGAGAAGGTGGAGAGGGAGCTGAACGGCGTCTGCAAGAACGTCCTGAACTTGCTGGACAAGTATCTCATCAAGAAAGCCACCGACGCCGAGAGCAAGGTCTTCTACCTGAAGATGAAGGGCGATTATTTCCGATACTTGGCCGAGGTGGCCATCGGGGACAACCGCAAGACGGCGATAGACAACGCCCAGCAAGCCTACCAAGAGGCCATGGACATCAGCAAAAAGGAGATGCAGCCCACGAACCCCATCCGCCTGGGCTTGGCCCTCAACTTCTCCGTCTTCCACTACGAGATCGCCAACGCCCCCGAGCAGGCCATCTCCCTGGCCAAGACCACCTTCGACGAGGCCATGGGGGACCTGCACACGCTCAGCGAAGACTCCTACAAGGACAGCACCCTCATCATGCAGCTCCTCAGGGACAACCTCACGCTATGGACAGCCGAGTGCGCCGGAGAAGACGGCGGCGAAGCTGGAGAAGAACCCAAGAACTGA